The sequence TAGAGGACCGGATTGGCCTTCATCATGGCGCAGTGGATTGCAGTCCTTATGGCCGGGTAAATCTGGGCCGGACCGCGGTGGACGTTGTCCTCGTGGATCTTGGCGTCGTGGAGTCTAACTATGACCTTCATGACCGGCTCCTTGGCGAGCGGGCCCTCGTCCATAGCCATGTGGAAACCGTCAACGAGGAGATCCATGACCTCATTGAGGTACTGGATACCCTTGGTGTTGTCGAAGAACATGTTGCCGTTGTAGACGTCGACGATGCCCTTGGCCATCTCGTAGTCCATGCCGAGCTCGGCGAGCTTCTTGGCGACCGCCTTCGGGTCCTTCGGCCTGCCCTCGGGGATGATGCCCTCCTTGATGGCCTCGTAAATCTCGTCGGGCATCGGCTCGACGGTGATGTAGAACCTGTTGTGCTTGTTCGGGGACTTTCCTTCGACGATCGGGCTCTGCTTGGTTATGCTCTCGCGGTAGACAACGATCGGCGGGCTGACGTCAACGTCGAGCTTCCACTCGGTCTTGAGGCGGTAGAGCTTGACCTCAAGGTGGAGCTCACCCATACCGCTGAGGAGGTGCTGGCCTGTCTCCTCATCAATCTTGACGTGCAGAGTTGGATCCTCCTTGGCGAGCTGTCTAAGGGCCTCGATGAGCTTGGGCAGGTCTTTAACGTTTTTAGCTTCAATCGCGACGGTAACGACCGGCTCGCTGGCGTAGTGAAGTGCCTCAAACGGCTCAATCTGCTCAACTGAAACGGTCTCACCGGCCATAGCATCGCGCAGACCGGTGACGGCGACGATGTTGCCGGCCGGGACGGCCTCCATGTTGATCCTCTCGGGACCCATGTAGATACCGACCTGCTGGATCCTGGCCTTCCTCTTGCTGTTGATGAGGTAAACCTCCTGGCCGGTCTTGACGGTACCGCTCCAGACACGGCCGGTGGCAACTTCTCCAGCGTGCTTGTCGAGGATTATCTTGGTGACGACCATGACCATCTTGCCCTTCGGGTCGCACTTGAGCATGGCCTGGCCGACCTCGCTGTTTATGTCTCCCTGCCAGAGGTGCGGGATCCTGTACTTCTGAGCCTCAAGGGGGTTCGGGAGGTGCCTGACGACCATATCGAGGACGACGACGTGGAGTGGGGCCTTCTTCCTGAGGGTCTTAAGGTCGCCGGCGTTGGTGAGCTCGACGATGTCCTTGAAGGTAACGCCCGTCTTCTTCATGAACGGAACGCTGAGAGCCCAGTTGTAGTAAGCCGAACCGAAGGCGACGCTACCGTCCTCGACCTTGACGAGCCACTGGTTCTTGAACTCCTCGGGGGCGTAGCGCTTGATGAGCCTGTTGACATCGGTGATTATCTTGGCGAAGCGGTTGAGTATCTCGTTCGGGCCGAGCTTGAGCTCCTTGATGAGACGGTCAACCTTGTTGATGAAGAGAACCGGCTTGACGTACTCGCGAAGGGCCTGCCTGAGAACGGTCTCGGTCTGGGGCATGACACCCTCGACGGCGTCGACAACTATAATCGCACCGTCGATGGCACGCATGGCCCTGGTAACGTCACCACCGAAGTCAACGTGACCCGGGGTGTCAATCAGGTTGATGAGGTAGTCCTGGCCCTCGTAGTTGTGGACCATCGAAACGTTGGCCGCGTTGATGGTGATACCTCTCGCCTGCTCCTGCTCGTCGAAATCGAGGACGAGCTGCTTTCCTGCCAACTCTTCGCTAATCATTCCGGCACCGGCGAGCAGGTTGTCGCTCAGAGTGGTCTTACCGTGGTCAATGTGAGCGGCGATACCCATGTTCCTGATTCTCTCAGGCTGGGTCATCAATTCCTTGATCTTCGCAATCATCTCTTCCCTTCTTCCCATAACACACCACCTTCAGATGAGCTTGTCGGCTTAACTTAAAAGAGTCAGTTATAAAGCTTTTCCCCGTGCAAAGAGGCGGTGGAGAAAAAAGCCTTATACATTGAGAACGCGGGAAACCAGTCTCTTCACCTCCTCAGTTACGTCCCTTCTGGCGTAAACTCCCCACCTCCAGTAAGTGCCCCTCAGTTCAAACAGAGAGCGCACAAGGGGAGAAACTTCACTGAGTCTCTTGAGTTCTCCGTTAACGAACACAAATGCGTTTCTCTCCTCAAAACTCGGCTCCGGCGGGTAATCTACAAGGGTCAGGTAGCCGAACTCAGCCTCAAGTTCCCTCTTCAGCTCTTCAAGGAGTCTTTCATCAATGGGCTCGCTGCTCCAAAGGACACGCTTGTAAAGCTTCCTAGAGTCTATCGCCTCAATTAGCTCCCTGACTTCGGCATTCTCACTGACCCTGAGCCTCGCAAGGAGGTCGATTTCGTCCATGGTTCGTATTTCCTCCAGAGGAATCCCTTCGATCTTGACGGCCTCAACGAGCATCGCACCCGCTATCCTTGAGACATGGTGGAGGTAGACGGTGGGGTACATCATGCTCCTCGCCAAGAGAAGGTTTTGGGCCGCCATGATGCCCTTCTCCAGTACTACAAGCCTCTCCCCATCCCAGTGGAGGTTCCTTATCAGCCTGTCGAGATCAACGAGGCCGTAAGCAACGCCAGTGTAGTAGGCGTCCCTAACTAGGTAGTCCATCCTGTCCGCGTCGATGTCCCCGCTCACGACTGGATGCTTAAGAAAGCGCAGGAACTCCCTGAGTGAATAGGCCTCCCCAATGACCTCCCCGATTTCACCCTCCCTCAGAATTAGTCTCGTGTTCTCCTCGTGGCGCGGGTAAAGTCCCTCAAGAGTGTGGGAGAACGGATAATGCCCGATGTCGTGGAGAAGGGCCGCATAGACAACTGCATCATCTAAGTCGGGATTACGCTCTTTTATTTTCCTGGCAATGTAAAAAGTTCCGAGTGAGTGCTCGAATCGAGTATGACGGGCAGTAGGATAGGCGAGAAACACAAAACCGAGCTGGGTTATTCTTCTCAACCTCTGGAACTCTGGGGTATCAATTAACCTTACCGCAAAGTCATCGAGCTCTATCGTTCCGTGAACGGGGCCATAGATGAGCTTCATCTTAACCACCATTGAAGGCAGGACAAGAGAAAAATTAATAAACCTAATCATTCCAAGTTCAACCGCTGGCAGGGTTTTGACCCTCCTGCCCGGTGGGAGAGGGGTCCTCCTGGGCCCCTTTCCCCTTTGAACGTCTGATTTTGGGTTTGAACAGCCTCTCGACTTCTTCTTGGACGTCTTCTGCTTTCCCGCTCAGAACGAGCTTCCCGTTCCCTATGACGACCACCCAGTCCACCAGGGGAAGGAACGGTTCCCAGATGTGGCTGATCACAACGAAGTTCGTTTTGCCCTTCATTTCATCGATTATTTCAATGACCCTTTCCATGCTGTCAAAGTCTATGTTGGCGAGCGGCTCATCGAGGAATATAAGCTCCGGCTTCCCTATGAACGCCTGCGCGAGGCTCAGCCTCTTGAGCATTCCAGAGGAGTATCCGCTTATGCGCTTGTCAATAAACGGCTTTACCTCAAAGAGCTCCGCGACCCTCTCTACCTCCTCCTCGCCGTACCCCCTGCTCTCGGCAAAGAGGTTCAGCCACTCCCTTCCAGTTACGAACTGGGGGAAGGCCGGCGGGTCGTAGGCGACGCCGAAGCGGGTTTTAACCTTCCAGTTGTTCCAGGGGGTCTCACCGAACACCTTTATTTCCCCGGAGGTCGGGCGGTAAACGCCGGTGGCGAGCTTGAGGAACGTGCTCTTTCCGCCGCCGTTGGGGCCAAGGATGAGCGTCATCCCCTCTGGGATTTTAACCGTGATCCCATCAAGTGCACGGATGCTCCCAAAAATCTTTTTGAGGTTGTTGGCCTCAATTACCGTCACTTTGACCACCTCCAGACCACGAGCGCCAGGAGGAGCGCAAAGGCGGAGCCGCTTATGTAGAGGGCGTTTTGAACTGCTTTAGTTGGGTAATTCTTGATGAAGCGGAAGGAGCAGGTCAGCTTGGCGGTTCCGTTGTTGATTACTAGATAGTCTCCCTCATGTGGGAGGACGAACTGATACCTGGCGTGACCGGAAACGGTGTGATTATCCACCATTTCGCCAGTTATAACGTCGTACACCTCAACGACCCCGTTGCCGTCGCAGGAAGCCTCGACGAGGGAGCTTGTGGGTGTGTGCAGGGTAATCTCTGTGATCTCCGTCACGTTTCCCTCCCTCTCTACTGGCGGAAGGAAAAACGGGCCCGCCGAGCTCACATGGTTTTCGTAGGAGCTGTAGACCCACAGGGAACCGATAGTGAGCAGGAGCATTGCAGAGAGCAGGGCGCCCCAGAACCTCACACCACATCCCTCCTCTTTATGAGTATCCACGAGACTGCAAAGAGCGCCAGCGGGACGAGAATTCCCCAGCCGATGTACTGGGCTGTGAAGGGAGTGAAGTCCGTGCTCCCACACCTTGAGATGGCGTTGATGAAGAGCTGTGGAGGTATTTTGGAGCTTCCCGTCACGCGGGGCGCATAGATAACGGCAAAGCCCACGATGAAGGCAAGGAACGCGTTTGGGGCTGCCAGGGAAGTCAGCGTGGCGACCGCCATCAGGTAGAGCACCAGAAAGACCACCAGCACCAGCGCGTCGCCGAGAAAGCTTGAGGTTACCTCCGGGAGGTAGCCAGCTATGCTCGCGTATGTGGTCAGGGAGACGTAGGCAAACGGAACCAGAGCCAGCGTGAACCCGTATATCACCAGAGACAGGAGCTTTACCCCGAAGATTTCGGTGTTGGAGTAGGGTAGGGAGTAGATGGAGCGTGCCACGCCGCTGTCCCTGTCGTAGCGGAACGTCAGCGCGCCGAGGAGGAGTACAAGAAAGCCTAAGAGCGTCCACACGTCGGAGAGGTGGAGGAGATCGTGTATACTCAACGAAACATGAAGGGCTCTGGATGTCCCGAAGAGGCGTATCTCCGTCCCATAG is a genomic window of Thermococcus guaymasensis DSM 11113 containing:
- a CDS encoding elongation factor EF-2, with protein sequence MGRREEMIAKIKELMTQPERIRNMGIAAHIDHGKTTLSDNLLAGAGMISEELAGKQLVLDFDEQEQARGITINAANVSMVHNYEGQDYLINLIDTPGHVDFGGDVTRAMRAIDGAIIVVDAVEGVMPQTETVLRQALREYVKPVLFINKVDRLIKELKLGPNEILNRFAKIITDVNRLIKRYAPEEFKNQWLVKVEDGSVAFGSAYYNWALSVPFMKKTGVTFKDIVELTNAGDLKTLRKKAPLHVVVLDMVVRHLPNPLEAQKYRIPHLWQGDINSEVGQAMLKCDPKGKMVMVVTKIILDKHAGEVATGRVWSGTVKTGQEVYLINSKRKARIQQVGIYMGPERINMEAVPAGNIVAVTGLRDAMAGETVSVEQIEPFEALHYASEPVVTVAIEAKNVKDLPKLIEALRQLAKEDPTLHVKIDEETGQHLLSGMGELHLEVKLYRLKTEWKLDVDVSPPIVVYRESITKQSPIVEGKSPNKHNRFYITVEPMPDEIYEAIKEGIIPEGRPKDPKAVAKKLAELGMDYEMAKGIVDVYNGNMFFDNTKGIQYLNEVMDLLVDGFHMAMDEGPLAKEPVMKVIVRLHDAKIHEDNVHRGPAQIYPAIRTAIHCAMMKANPVLYEPYQKVIINIPYEYMGAVSRELNQRRGQLIDMRQEGEVMIIIGEAPVAEMFGFAGAIRGATSGKALWTTEHAGFKRVPNELAQQIIRQIRQRKGLDPNPPTEKDVCPQQ
- a CDS encoding HD domain-containing protein, whose protein sequence is MKLIYGPVHGTIELDDFAVRLIDTPEFQRLRRITQLGFVFLAYPTARHTRFEHSLGTFYIARKIKERNPDLDDAVVYAALLHDIGHYPFSHTLEGLYPRHEENTRLILREGEIGEVIGEAYSLREFLRFLKHPVVSGDIDADRMDYLVRDAYYTGVAYGLVDLDRLIRNLHWDGERLVVLEKGIMAAQNLLLARSMMYPTVYLHHVSRIAGAMLVEAVKIEGIPLEEIRTMDEIDLLARLRVSENAEVRELIEAIDSRKLYKRVLWSSEPIDERLLEELKRELEAEFGYLTLVDYPPEPSFEERNAFVFVNGELKRLSEVSPLVRSLFELRGTYWRWGVYARRDVTEEVKRLVSRVLNV
- a CDS encoding ABC transporter ATP-binding protein is translated as MTVIEANNLKKIFGSIRALDGITVKIPEGMTLILGPNGGGKSTFLKLATGVYRPTSGEIKVFGETPWNNWKVKTRFGVAYDPPAFPQFVTGREWLNLFAESRGYGEEEVERVAELFEVKPFIDKRISGYSSGMLKRLSLAQAFIGKPELIFLDEPLANIDFDSMERVIEIIDEMKGKTNFVVISHIWEPFLPLVDWVVVIGNGKLVLSGKAEDVQEEVERLFKPKIRRSKGKGAQEDPSPTGQEGQNPASG